The Elusimicrobiota bacterium genome contains a region encoding:
- a CDS encoding GHMP kinase yields MGNSQSVTVKVPGTCGELIQGSLNGKNRLVTCPVKIFSYVTVSFVNHSYQLQHSNLKNSWKAKEALKKVLQHFNLEDLFNKLQFDIHSEIPIAKGMASSTADIVGICLATAKLLTKSISEKTVADIAISIEPSDGTMFNGIAIFDYFRASMFKILGNPPKMKILVIDTGGEIDTIEFNKKDYKKERLSNEAKVKEAIELLKDGLRKNDLNLVGKAATISAICNQKILFKPELERVIETGREFNAYGVNVAHSGTVIGILLNTEFNEFDTLKEEINQAFNKKFKFYITELTNGGGCNESSA; encoded by the coding sequence ATGGGAAATAGTCAATCTGTAACTGTCAAAGTGCCTGGAACCTGTGGGGAACTCATTCAGGGTAGCTTAAATGGTAAAAACAGACTTGTTACATGCCCTGTTAAGATATTTTCATATGTTACTGTTAGTTTCGTAAATCATTCTTACCAACTACAACACAGCAACCTGAAAAATTCTTGGAAAGCGAAAGAAGCATTAAAAAAAGTATTACAGCATTTCAATTTAGAAGATTTATTTAATAAACTTCAGTTTGATATACATTCAGAAATTCCAATAGCAAAGGGTATGGCATCAAGCACAGCAGATATCGTCGGGATATGCTTAGCAACTGCGAAATTATTGACAAAATCTATTTCAGAAAAAACTGTTGCAGATATAGCAATTTCTATTGAGCCATCTGACGGAACAATGTTTAATGGAATTGCTATTTTTGATTATTTCAGAGCCAGCATGTTTAAAATTTTAGGCAACCCACCGAAAATGAAAATACTTGTTATAGATACTGGTGGTGAAATAGACACAATAGAATTTAACAAAAAAGATTACAAAAAAGAACGACTATCAAATGAGGCTAAGGTGAAAGAAGCAATAGAATTGTTAAAAGATGGTTTAAGAAAAAATGACTTAAATCTCGTGGGTAAAGCAGCAACTATCAGCGCTATTTGTAATCAGAAAATACTTTTCAAGCCAGAATTAGAAAGAGTCATTGAAACCGGAAGAGAATTCAACGCATATGGAGTAAATGTTGCACATAGCGGAACTGTTATTGGTATTTTATTAAATACTGAATTTAACGAATTTGATACTTTAAAAGAAGAAATAAATCAAGCATTTAATAAAAAATTTAAATTCTATATAACGGAATTAACTAACGGCGGTGGTTGCAATGAATCTTCAGCATAG
- a CDS encoding methyltransferase domain-containing protein — MEIEYNDYLRKRFKKISKIYDILALSNCIRKPPVKLVDIKPETKILDVCTGTGNLALEFAKYSNNVVGIDISSEMLKVANKKNKSGKVKFILMDATKLEFEDKTFDITSISTSLHEMPENVRIEVLKEIKRVTKNKVIVIDYCLGGRKLFKKLVYKIISLYESKYFNEFICEDLRNLISEQRFEIEIEKIVLGIFKIFVCKII; from the coding sequence ATGGAAATTGAGTACAACGATTATCTCAGAAAGCGGTTCAAAAAGATAAGTAAAATTTACGATATTTTAGCGTTATCTAACTGTATAAGAAAACCACCTGTAAAGTTAGTAGATATCAAACCTGAAACAAAAATTTTGGATGTCTGTACAGGTACAGGTAATCTTGCACTGGAATTTGCTAAGTATTCTAATAATGTTGTAGGGATTGATATCTCGTCTGAAATGCTGAAAGTTGCAAATAAAAAAAATAAATCAGGTAAAGTGAAATTTATTTTAATGGATGCAACCAAACTTGAATTTGAGGACAAAACTTTTGATATTACATCTATTTCAACTTCGTTACATGAGATGCCAGAAAATGTAAGAATAGAAGTGTTAAAAGAAATAAAACGAGTTACAAAAAATAAAGTTATTGTTATTGATTATTGTTTAGGAGGTCGCAAATTATTCAAAAAATTAGTCTACAAAATTATTTCGCTATACGAATCAAAGTATTTTAATGAATTCATATGTGAAGATTTGCGAAATCTTATATCTGAACAGAGGTTTGAAATAGAAATTGAAAAAATTGTATTGGGTATATTTAAAATTTTTGTTTGCAAGATTATATAA
- a CDS encoding adenosylcobinamide-GDP ribazoletransferase, with translation MSTITTFVLIIVSGFVTIGSTKFVTKKLGGMTGDSIGAINEVIEITVLLVFLIFNL, from the coding sequence TTGTCGACGATTACTACATTTGTTCTAATTATTGTTTCTGGGTTTGTTACTATTGGCTCTACAAAATTTGTGACGAAAAAACTCGGCGGCATGACCGGCGATTCTATCGGTGCAATAAACGAAGTAATAGAAATTACAGTATTGTTAGTATTTTTGATTTTTAACTTGTAA
- a CDS encoding adenosylcobinamide-GDP ribazoletransferase, giving the protein MTKSIFSAIGFLTIIPVRQKEITPSIVALFPVAGLLLGGILLLLNIVFSQFR; this is encoded by the coding sequence ATGACAAAAAGTATTTTTTCTGCTATTGGGTTCTTAACTATTATACCTGTAAGACAGAAAGAGATTACACCATCAATAGTAGCTTTGTTCCCGGTTGCAGGGTTACTGCTTGGTGGAATCCTTTTGTTATTGAATATCGTCTTTAGTCAGTTTCGTTAA